The Triticum urartu cultivar G1812 chromosome 5, Tu2.1, whole genome shotgun sequence genome contains the following window.
ATTTTTTCAGAAGCTGAAAGAAATTTTATAACCGCACATTTTTCATAAATTAAGTACTTCTAAAAGCGCATACTTTTTTGAATTTGCGAGTATTTATTACAAAAgaatattttttttgaaattgtgtacaaaatttgaaaactggattttttttgaaaacacGAACATCTTTTGGGAACCTCAAACAGTTGTGAAGAAAGGAACAAAATTGAAAACgagaacatttttcaaaattgtgaTTTAAATTCTtgaatatttttttgaatttagagaacaaaattttgaaatcaggaacaaaatttgaacatgaacatttttaatgcacaaacattttttgattcttgagaacaaattttgaaacgGAGAACAAATTTGGAAGCGCGGACAATTTTTTAAAGCATTATTTTTTTAATCTTGGGAACAAATTTTGAAATAGAGAACAAATTTGGAAGCGCAAACAATTTCTTAAAGCACGATCATTTTTTGAATATTGAGAACAAATTTTAAAATGGAGAACAAATTTGAAAAATCCTGAACAAATTTGGAAGCGCGAACGTTTTTTGGAAAGGTGAACAAAAAAATTGAAATCTGGTCCATTATATGAATTTCAAAAGTTTTGAACTTTTTTGTGTTACGAGAACAATTTTTGAATTTTGAGAACATTTCTTTTGAAAACTGAACATTTTATGGAAATACAAACAAAATTTGAATATTTTTGAAaaagaggagaaaataaaaagaaaatgaaataacaaaccaaagaaagaaaacaaatagaaaaaaaataagaaaagaaataagaaacAGAAACAATAAAAacgaaaagaagaagaaaaaagcaTCGCTAGAAGTTGGGCCGGCCCACTGCGTCGTTCGCTCGCGCACCCCCTGTGCGAAGCGTCGACAATACGACGCAGCGAGCGGCGTATAGGATTTTCCGCTAACAGCGCGGACTAGGAGAAGGTCCGGGCCTTACCGATAGCCCTGGCGGTGTATGGCTCAAATAGAAAAGCAGAAAGAACGGGCCTTACCGATAGTTTGGGTCTCGTCTATTTCTGTGGCCCGAACCGAGAGCCCAAAAACTCTCGTACCaataatttctttactttattgTATTCGCCGGTCTTTCCCATAAATAATACCAAAAAGGACACGGGCCGTGGACCAAACTCTTTTCCCTCAAATTTCCCCTCTTTCCCCTCCTCACCCCTCGATCTGATCTCGATTCATCTAACTCTCCTCCCCGAATCCTCAATTCGACACCAGATCCGGTCCTCCCTCGCCGAGGCCTCTCTATCGGTGCCGATTTCGCCCCGTATCGTTGATTCTGTGTGTTCGCGAGATTAGGGTTTCGAGGCGCTGAAATCGGGTACCGATTGGCTCGATTGAGGCGGAATTTCTCCAGGGGAGGCTGGTCTGTGGTTGATTGGTGGCTCTGAGATCCTATTATTGCGGTTCTTTTCATCGAATTTGCGCGATTTGTTTGCTAGGGTTTCGTCGTTTCCCTCCCGTCCAACCCTCCGTCGACCCCTCATCGCCAGTAAGTACCCCTCCCCTTTCTTGATTTTTGATTTCTTATATTCGAGAAAGATAGATCTAAAATCGACCTGGCTTGGATTCATCGGGACCTTAATTTAATTTGACTTATTTTTCATGCGGCGAATTTAATTTTGACTTATTTTTCATGCGGTGAATTTGATTTTGACTTTAATAGGGTAGCCAAACCTGATTTGAATTGACCGATTGATCCATGGTCCATGGATGTCGCGTGGAGCTTGCTTCCAAATTCTCATAGGGAGATCACGGCCGTGTATACTGCCTGTGTTTGCCCATACAAATATAATTGAATAAACTTCTACATGTGTTGCACCTTCTATAGTTTAGTGGGAGAACGTTGCATGTGCGGAAACAATGTTATGCACTTGGTTGAAAACATGAGATGCAATCGATTTGTGCACCCTAGTTTGGTGATGTGCACTTGAAGGTTTGTACATCAGTGTGGTTGGCGGTAGTGTTCAACTTGGATGTTCATTTGCAATTTGTATAAGTAACACAATACGTTTCCTCTTCAAGATGTGTAGCTATCGTTCTAGTCCTGTGCAGTGATCACCCGGTGCAATATAATTGTATCTATTTGCCATCATTTTGTTATCTAATGGAAGAGTTCTCTTCCTCAGGAGCATTATGTTGCATCAAGAAAATAGTGAGGTTTATGTGAGGCACCACTCCGAGCAGCTTGCGTGTGGCAATCTGAGGGGAACCGATGATGGGCGCTCAAACTTCCTTCCTGAGAAATACCATATTGCAACAGGTAACGACTGCCATTTCCCTTCGCCTTGTACAAGCATGCCTAGATTCTTGTGCTAGGTTGTGTGCAATTAAAGTTTGTCAAATGAATGTAAACTGACCAATCTGATGAAGAGTTGGTCCTAATTTTGGAATTTCAGAATGGAATACCACAGCTTGTCTAGTTAATACTGCCAGTGCTGTTAAAGAAGTGACAGTCGATCATCATAAGAGACCTGCCTCTAGTGGTTTCACAGACATGTTGGACTGCAAACGGATGAAGCAGGAAGAGCAAAGTAAGACATGTTAATTCGCAACCTTTTATGGAAGTTCTTACTCTGTCATTTACAAAAACTTTTGATACTTCGCTTTTCTACACTTTACACTTTGCTTCCATACACTTGACACTTCCCGTCATGAGGACTagtttccccaaagggttctatTAAATCTACCCATCACCCCTACGTGACCTTGTTATGCATGATTGAGATAGTATGGCGGGTATTTTGGCCATCTTTGTGTAGAGGTTTAATTTCCCTGTTGCGTGTGGATGTCCATTACTGCCATGTGTTTCTATAAAACCAAAGTGCTGATTGGGCTCATATTTTCTCCATTTCAGCTGTATCTGAGAAAGATAATGCAGCAGATGCTGACATAAATGTTCCAGAGTATGGATCATACAGGACATGGGAGAGAATCTCCGATCTGCCAGCATATGGTAGTGAGGAAAGTGAGGATGAAGGTGTAGATCCACCTGTTAATTTTTCACTAGCCCAAACTTATGTTGAAGATTACCTGCGATCTGCAAGTTATTGTCAAAGGGAAGACATTTACTCGTCTGTTAGCCTTTGCCCTACAAGGAAAACTGTTCCAATTGGGCCAAATTATCAGGCTGAGTTGCCAGAGTGTGCATCTGGTAATTGTAGGAGCTCAGTTGATGGTAATGCTGATGTGTCATCATCTTCTCACATATGTGATATAAAGGAAGCCGAGAGTGACAAGTGGATTAGGAACTCTGTCATTCCAATGCCTGGTTCTGTTGAGTTACCTTCAGTGCTGAAACCCGTTTGCTTTAAGACAGATTGCAGTTGTGTTGATGAAGGTTCGATTGCGTGCGTGAGGAAGCATGTGAAGGAAGCAAGAGAAAGACTAATGACTGCCCTTGGTCTGAACACCTTCAAAGAGTTAGGATTCTTTGACATGGGAGAGGAGGTGGCCTTGAAATGGACTGAAGATGAAGAGCATTTGTTCCAGGATGTGGTATCATTAAACCCTGCCTCTCTTGGAAGGAACTTCTGGGATGAACTTCTGCTTGCCTTCCCATTGAAGACTAACAAAGAGTTAGTGAGCTACTATTTCAATGTCTTCATGTTGAGGAAGAGGGCTGAGCAGAATAGGTTGGATCCAATGAATGTTGACAGTGATAATGATGAATGGGAGGGAAGAGATGATGATGAATTTGCTGTGACAGAAAGGGCTGGTGAGGATTTGCTGCTCGAGTCTCTTACTGATCAAGATGATGGTGCATGCAATCAAGTTCCCCTCCAGGGAAATATGCATGAAGAGTCTGGTGAGGAGGATGAGTTTGACTGTTGTGGTCACAGGCAAGAAAATTGCTGCGTGGAGGGGAATGTCATGGTGTCCCTTGTGGACAATAACCAGGAGGCAACCATTTTTGACACAGATGCTCAAGACGACTCATGCACATCATTTGAGGTTCCGCATGTTTGTACCATGGATGGCACACCCACTGATATTGCTGGAGACCACTACCGGGATGTTGGCTTTGGTAGCGTTGCAGATCATGGATACTTTGGTGGCCATTGCGACCCGAAAACATGGGATATTGGTTTCAGTAGCGTATGGGAGAAAGACGAATTTCTTTCGACAAACAATGTGATAGAAGAGGTGTTTGGAAAGGGTTCTTGTGAAATTGGAAATGACTCTTCTACTGCCCAGGGCATCATTTAAAGATGATCCGGGTTTCTGATGGAGAGCGAAGGCCGAACCTGCTTTTGAAATTTGTACAGTGATAGCTCTTCCTTTTTTTTTGATGATGATTCACTTGCCTGTAGAAATCCCGCCTCTGTCTGTCCCGAGAACATCTGTTTGAGAAATGTAATTTCATTCTCATGATGAATGTCTGTCTATTTGTAGTTATCCATCATCAGTCGATGATCTCCTGTAGCCTGTTCCCTGTTGTAGCCTCTGTGTACTGTTGTCATGACAAGTTTCAAGGCCTGAGCATTTTTGCATATGCTAGCGACGGTCAATATGATATAGATGTTGCTCTAATATGACAAATCATATCGCTTTCCTTATTCTACTTGCATCTTTTTAAGTAGATGACACTTCCCAAAGCAGGGTTGTGTTACTATGAGGTGTCAACGGATGGTCAACCGTGAAGTCTCGCTCTCGGTTCGTTGCACAAGTTTTCGTGGCAAGTTTTTCTTTTGCTACGCCTGACAAACGTCCTAGTTTATTGGTCTCCTTTgaaatttgtgctaaattttgttcaagtatttaactaataaaatgtaaATGCATGTTAACAAAATTTATTtcgttggattcatatttgaatATAGTTTCCAAATGATATAGTTTTTGGTGACATGCAAGAACAtttttgttagttaaatttatgattaAAATTTGGCGCAAAATACAATAGGACCCAACAAACCAGGATGGAGGTAATAGTACTGAACTGCAAATTTATTACTTCCACTTATCTAACCATCAGATGTCAAGTACTAGATCTGAGATGCCACATATCTTCCTTAGGTTTTGGCACCTTGCTAAACCCATCCAATTTTTTTTCTTTAAAAAGCCCATCCCCACTTTTGATACCTTGCTAAACCCATCCCTAGCAATATGTATTTCAGCGAACCAACCTGGATGGTTCGGAGAATAGTCGTATCCCTTTAAATTCTAGACTTGATTGGTGCTCGTATTTTTCTGGACTTATTTCGGACTTTTCGGTGATATTCGTTGAGTGGGAGGAGATATTCCCATCGGCTACGAGGCGCGTATGATGACTTCATCAATGATGTTAATATATTATGTCGCTCAGTCTTTCGAAGGTGCTGATAGGGTCAGGATATGCGTTCGTGCGTTCAGAGGTGAATGTATGCTCATGTATGTAAGTGATTTCGATCGTACTGTGTTAAAAAATGTTCTTCATACGCATGCATTTTATCATCATAATAATTCAAATCATATTGTTTCAAACACACATAACACAACATCAATTCAAATCCACGACATATGCAACTTAAATTTAAACATAACAAATGGTCCAAATGCATCGAAGTATTCTTCTCTTCTCTAACCATCAGAAGCCAGGTACTAGATCAATGGACGTCCCTTGTCGTCTGCTTCTCTCGTGTATTTACAGGGGTGATATTTCAGGGCGCGCGTCTAGATGTGAAGTTTTTGTTCCTAATTGTCATAAAAGTAAAATGCATTGATAATCATTATACTTGTTTCGCTCGTTTACTTTGGTCATTGTACTTGAGAATATAGACTATGATCATTATGTATAACTTTTCATGATTATATGGTCACTGACTCACCGTATAGCTCTGTATTTTATCtatgttgaccagtcaaacaatCTACCTTCTGTTCTCTTCTTATACCACGTGGATCACATCCAAGTGGAAGAAAGAAACAACGGACAATAAAATCTATTATAAGGTACACGTCTAGATGTGGAGTTTTGATTCATAGTTTTCATAAGAGTAAAATGCATTGGTGGTCACTGTACGTGTCTTGCATGTTCATTTTGGTCATTGTACTTAAGAATACCGTCAAGACATGTTGTATGTGAGCTCGATCTCACATGCAccctttgctacagtaaaatcagaaaaagtatttaaaaaattcaaaaaaaaatgtgAATTACTTTGGCAACAAACTTTGATGTGTGTTTCACATGCCTGCCAATTTCTAGGATGAAATGACATTTGTGGAGGTCTcagcaaaaaaacaaaatcatgCTCCAAAAAAAGTTTTTGGAAGCATTTTGGAGCATCAATTTTTTTGCCGTGACCTGCATAAATGTCATTTTGTCACGAAATTTTGCACGCATGTGAAAAACACATCAATGTTTGTTGGCAAGAAATTTCATAATTTTAAACTTTTTAAAtaattttttgaatttactgtagCAAAGGGTGCATGTGAGCTCGAGCTCAAAAGAGCACTTTCGGTCAATATGGTCATTATGTATAAGTTTTGGTGATCATATGGTCGCCGACTCACTATATAGCTATGTATTTTATCTATGTTTATCGATCAAATAGTCTACCTCACGTGGGTCCTGGTAGTAGTAGATGGAAGAATGAAATACCCCACGATCTCTTCCTACCCCATGcaggtcccacatgtcagtgggtGGAAGAAAGAAATAATGGACAATAAAATCTTGTCCAAGTGGTGAGTCAAACCTAACACAAGATAAATTCATCCGCGGTCACTGACTCGCGAAGATTTTCTCCATTAAGTTACAACGCACAACCAAAGCCCTTCGCAGCTGGGGCCAGAAGAAGCAGAGCACCTTGGAAATGCAGTTTCAGATTGCCAATGATGTTATTCTCCGCTGGACACGACACAAGAGGCACGAGACCCCTCGTTGGAGGAAAGAAGGTTAAAGGCATTCTTAAAAGGAAAGTGTCTGGCTTTGGCTGCTCTAGAAAGAGTCAGGTTGTGGCAGCGTGCCCGGGTccgcgatctgccggagggggatgcAAACTCCAAATACTTTCATCTGAAGGCTAATGGACGACGTCGCAAACACCTGGTCCCTTACCTGAAAGATGGGAGTCGCACGGCGACAGATATGGAGGAGAAGCTTAACATGGTACGAGATTTTTTTCTCTAATCTGATGGGATCCACTGCTACGCGGGGCTATTCCCTCGTCTGGATGCCCTGGGCTTAAGCCGTTTGTCGCCAGAAGTGGCCCATGGGCTGGAGGTGCCATTTACTGAGGAGGAAATTAAGCAAGTTATCTGGGACATGCCGATCGATCGCGCACCTGGGCTAGACGGTTTTTCTAGTCTTTTTTCCAGGACATGTTGGGAGATAATTGCCAAGGATTTCATGGATGTTATGAAGATGCCATTTGTAGGGCGTTTTTACTCTTTTGGTGCTCTCAATTCCTCCATCCTCACCCTCCTCCCCAAGAAAGAAGACCCCTTGCAACTAAGTGATTTCATACCAATTAATCTGATTCATGGGGCGGCCAATTTTCTTGCCAAGACTTTGGCCACCAGGTTGGCTGCGCCCCTGCCTTCACTGATATCTTAGGCCCAGAGCGCTTTTGTTTCGAGGAGGAGCATACATGAGAATttccttgttttggactctaatttgcatgatttgaatggaactaacctggactgacgctgttttcagcagaattgccatggtgttatttttatgtagaaataaaagttcttggaatgacctgaaacttcacagagaatattttttggaataaataaaaaatattggcgaaagaatcaactgAGGGGGACCTACCTgctgtccacaagggtggagggcgtgcccaccccctagggtgcacccctgccttgtgggtcccctggacctccaccgacctcaactccaactcatatattcacgttcggggagaaaaaaaattagagagaaggattcatcgcgttttatgatacggagctgccaccacctcctttcttcctcgggaggacagatctggagtccgttaggggctccggagaggggaaatcgtcgccatcatcatcatcaaccatcatccatcaccaatttcatgatgctcaccgccgtgtgtgagtaattccaccataggcttgctggacggtgatgggttgtatgagatttaccatgtaatcgagttagttttgttagggtttgatccctagtatccactatgttctgagattggtGTTGTTATGagtttgctatgcttaatgcttgtcactagggcccgagtgccatcaTTTAaaatttgaacctattatgttctcatgagtatatttgtgttcttgatcctatcttgca
Protein-coding sequences here:
- the LOC125508481 gene encoding uncharacterized protein LOC125508481, with product MLHQENSEVYVRHHSEQLACGNLRGTDDGRSNFLPEKYHIATEWNTTACLVNTASAVKEVTVDHHKRPASSGFTDMLDCKRMKQEEQTVSEKDNAADADINVPEYGSYRTWERISDLPAYGSEESEDEGVDPPVNFSLAQTYVEDYLRSASYCQREDIYSSVSLCPTRKTVPIGPNYQAELPECASGNCRSSVDGNADVSSSSHICDIKEAESDKWIRNSVIPMPGSVELPSVLKPVCFKTDCSCVDEGSIACVRKHVKEARERLMTALGLNTFKELGFFDMGEEVALKWTEDEEHLFQDVVSLNPASLGRNFWDELLLAFPLKTNKELVSYYFNVFMLRKRAEQNRLDPMNVDSDNDEWEGRDDDEFAVTERAGEDLLLESLTDQDDGACNQVPLQGNMHEESGEEDEFDCCGHRQENCCVEGNVMVSLVDNNQEATIFDTDAQDDSCTSFEVPHVCTMDGTPTDIAGDHYRDVGFGSVADHGYFGGHCDPKTWDIGFSSVWEKDEFLSTNNVIEEVFGKGSCEIGNDSSTAQGII